Proteins encoded together in one Mycobacterium simiae window:
- a CDS encoding DNA topoisomerase IB: MRLRRSVLDGPGIARKRRGKGFAYYNSDGEPVADHATLQRIKDLVIPPAWKKVWICPHPNGHIQAVGTDAAGRRQYLYHSAWQQERAEEKFDRVLELSTRLPSFRQHIVADLSRRGMSRERVLALGLRLLDRGYFRSGGEQYAEEHESYGIATLLREHVTVRRDAVAFDYPAKSGVQRTVEVQDAAVVRAVRALMRSAERSERLLVYRNTSGWTELRADDLNARFKEIVGDDFTVKDLRTWHGTVLAAVAFADADPPVSQRVIKRVESAVMKEVAEGLGNTPAVARGSYVDPRVVTGYEQELTIAAATTRAERARQPDDAQEILEKATRALIRRVAKGGSMSHTAALAKTA, encoded by the coding sequence ATGCGGCTGCGACGAAGCGTGCTCGACGGGCCCGGAATCGCCCGTAAGCGTCGGGGCAAGGGGTTCGCCTACTACAACAGTGATGGCGAGCCGGTGGCCGACCATGCGACCCTGCAGCGGATCAAGGATCTGGTGATTCCACCTGCCTGGAAGAAGGTGTGGATCTGCCCTCATCCGAACGGCCACATTCAGGCGGTCGGCACCGACGCGGCCGGGCGCCGTCAGTACCTTTACCACTCCGCATGGCAGCAGGAGCGCGCCGAGGAAAAATTCGACCGTGTCCTGGAACTGTCCACCCGGTTGCCGAGTTTTCGCCAGCACATTGTCGCCGACCTGTCCCGGCGCGGAATGTCGCGCGAGCGCGTACTGGCGCTGGGGTTGCGATTGCTGGACCGTGGTTACTTCCGCTCCGGCGGAGAGCAATACGCCGAGGAACACGAATCCTACGGAATCGCGACCCTGCTGCGTGAGCACGTGACGGTGCGCCGCGATGCGGTCGCTTTCGATTACCCCGCCAAGAGCGGGGTGCAGCGCACCGTGGAGGTGCAGGATGCTGCCGTGGTCCGCGCGGTGCGCGCGCTGATGCGCAGTGCCGAACGCAGTGAACGATTGCTGGTGTACCGCAACACGTCCGGATGGACCGAGCTGCGAGCCGACGACCTCAATGCCCGGTTCAAGGAAATCGTTGGCGACGATTTCACCGTCAAGGATCTGCGGACCTGGCATGGAACGGTGCTGGCGGCCGTGGCGTTCGCCGACGCAGATCCCCCGGTGTCACAACGGGTGATCAAGCGAGTCGAATCGGCGGTGATGAAGGAGGTGGCCGAAGGGTTGGGCAACACGCCCGCGGTGGCACGCGGTTCGTATGTGGATCCCCGTGTCGTCACCGGCTACGAACAGGAGCTCACCATCGCCGCGGCAACCACGCGCGCCGAGCGGGCTCGCCAGCCGGACGACGCCCAGGAGATTCTGGAAAAGGCGACTCGTGCGCTGATCCGGCGAGTGGCCAAGGGCGGCAGCATGTCTCACACTGCCGCCCTGGCGAAAACCGCGTGA
- a CDS encoding STAS domain-containing protein has translation MHTRRSATVLRVTGEIDAFNTGLVRDGIRRYAQLNAPLILDLGQLEFLSLAGFRALLTLNEEHQRAGLHWGVVSGARLLLLGRVFPKHGLPLVDSVAEALQIVDELVQARRRWLAVPARQHEPQRAADTGRAALRRAIA, from the coding sequence GTGCACACGCGCAGATCGGCCACCGTTTTACGGGTCACTGGCGAAATCGACGCGTTCAACACGGGCCTGGTGCGCGACGGGATTCGGCGCTACGCACAGCTGAACGCGCCGTTGATCCTGGATCTCGGTCAGCTGGAATTCCTGAGCCTGGCGGGCTTTCGTGCCTTGCTCACCCTGAACGAAGAGCACCAGCGGGCCGGACTGCACTGGGGCGTGGTCAGTGGCGCGCGATTGCTCCTCCTCGGCCGCGTCTTCCCGAAACATGGCCTACCGCTTGTCGATTCGGTTGCCGAGGCGCTGCAGATCGTCGACGAACTGGTCCAGGCGCGACGCCGTTGGCTCGCCGTCCCGGCCCGTCAACACGAGCCGCAGCGCGCTGCCGACACCGGGCGTGCCGCGCTGCGTCGGGCAATTGCCTGA
- a CDS encoding helix-turn-helix domain-containing protein: protein MTSITEKRPRGAPGDAAQVARDSLDVSLKSTGAIGRPPRPAAVRYEQFRTFDPDDARRFFAAAYTPGWRITGVGRGSAVKHRRYTAPAMTLDDVLMQGRVNCEIPGADDVLVIQPRAGSLTASVNPFPEVDHPVLVAHDMPCALQVNSARFDVVGIGSDVLRKAAAAHYAPLPQKIRFLDWRPRSGAAARAWHRALEYAKATLCSADTVHQPLIAASVATVLATAVLECYPSNLTADNDVLSDPAVPEALKDAVSFIHCHAGGDVGIHDVAAAVHLTPRAVQYLFRHQLDTTPTRYLRRVRLHRAHLDLLSSDRSVTTVAEIAQRWGFLHTGRFAVQYRQTYGQSPHTTLRQ from the coding sequence ATGACTAGCATCACCGAAAAAAGGCCGCGCGGCGCGCCCGGCGACGCGGCCCAGGTTGCGCGTGATTCCCTCGACGTCAGCCTCAAATCCACCGGTGCGATCGGCCGCCCGCCCCGGCCGGCCGCGGTGCGATACGAGCAGTTCCGCACCTTCGATCCCGACGATGCAAGGCGGTTCTTCGCCGCCGCCTACACGCCGGGCTGGCGAATCACCGGTGTCGGCAGGGGATCGGCCGTCAAGCATCGGCGCTACACCGCACCCGCGATGACACTCGACGACGTGCTAATGCAAGGCCGAGTGAATTGCGAGATCCCGGGAGCCGATGACGTATTGGTGATCCAACCGCGCGCGGGCTCATTGACGGCGAGCGTAAACCCATTCCCCGAAGTCGACCACCCGGTGCTCGTCGCCCACGACATGCCCTGCGCGCTGCAGGTGAACTCGGCGCGATTCGACGTCGTAGGCATCGGGTCGGATGTACTGCGCAAGGCCGCCGCCGCACACTATGCGCCGTTGCCGCAGAAGATCCGGTTCCTCGATTGGCGCCCGCGCTCGGGTGCCGCCGCGCGCGCCTGGCATCGAGCGCTAGAATACGCCAAAGCCACGCTCTGCTCGGCCGACACCGTCCACCAACCGTTGATCGCAGCGTCGGTGGCGACCGTGCTGGCGACCGCGGTGCTCGAGTGCTACCCCTCCAACCTCACGGCCGACAACGACGTGCTGAGCGACCCCGCAGTGCCCGAAGCGCTCAAGGATGCAGTGTCGTTCATCCACTGCCATGCCGGCGGCGACGTCGGGATCCACGATGTCGCGGCCGCGGTGCATCTCACCCCGCGGGCAGTGCAATACCTGTTCAGGCATCAATTGGACACCACGCCGACGAGGTATCTGCGCCGTGTCCGGCTCCACCGCGCACACCTGGACCTGTTATCCAGCGACCGCTCGGTGACCACTGTTGCCGAAATCGCCCAGCGGTGGGGCTTTTTGCATACCGGCCGGTTTGCCGTGCAATACCGTCAGACTTACGGCCAAAGTCCGCACACCACGTTGCGACAGTGA
- a CDS encoding glycosyltransferase: MKIAVVTGDDVADDGPAQLCSALTTRGHDVTCHVRQQRRTRAERSATADFRVVATRVGPPPGGTAADVLPFVGDWAATLQRRWTLDRPDIVHAYGWLGGLAAQLAARRQNWPTVQTFPSLAALSKSSADRSDDPARERIEPLLARHANWVTVESTGELEALSRLLHTRARMSVISGGVDGDRYTPVGRADDRDGLLRALCLAPKLVSTNGFDMAIAALPRAAATELVIAETGPNSGRDDRARAKLERLAAKSAVNQRVRFLGTVSEDDMPGLMRSTDVLLCLPQQPARATRVLQAMASGLAVVGPSTGVLNDLVVNDVTGLLLSADDARELASVLRHLAVERFRCNGMGAAGRNRALSRYTWDRIALDSLAIYEKLNAERLAGEAMEEVTR; this comes from the coding sequence GTGAAGATCGCGGTTGTGACCGGAGACGACGTCGCCGATGACGGGCCAGCGCAGCTATGTTCCGCGCTCACCACCCGCGGGCACGACGTGACATGTCATGTGAGGCAACAACGGCGGACCCGTGCCGAACGATCAGCCACGGCGGACTTTCGGGTTGTCGCGACGCGCGTCGGACCCCCGCCCGGAGGAACCGCCGCAGACGTCCTGCCCTTCGTTGGTGATTGGGCGGCCACCCTGCAACGCCGGTGGACCCTCGACCGGCCCGACATCGTCCACGCGTATGGCTGGCTGGGGGGGCTGGCAGCACAGCTGGCCGCGCGCCGGCAAAACTGGCCAACCGTACAGACATTCCCCAGCCTGGCCGCACTATCGAAGTCATCCGCCGACCGGTCGGACGACCCCGCGCGCGAGCGCATCGAGCCGCTGTTGGCTCGGCACGCCAACTGGGTCACCGTCGAGAGCACAGGCGAACTGGAGGCGCTCAGCCGGTTGCTGCACACCCGAGCGCGGATGTCGGTGATCAGCGGCGGCGTCGATGGTGATCGGTACACGCCGGTGGGTCGGGCCGACGATCGGGACGGACTGCTCCGCGCCCTCTGTTTAGCACCAAAGCTCGTGTCGACCAACGGGTTTGACATGGCAATCGCGGCACTGCCGCGCGCAGCGGCAACCGAGCTGGTCATCGCGGAGACCGGGCCCAACAGCGGTCGTGACGACCGCGCGAGGGCCAAGTTGGAGCGGCTCGCCGCAAAGTCCGCTGTGAACCAGCGAGTCCGGTTCCTCGGCACCGTCTCCGAGGACGACATGCCCGGCTTGATGCGATCCACCGACGTCCTCCTTTGCCTGCCGCAACAGCCCGCCAGGGCTACCCGGGTCTTGCAGGCGATGGCCAGCGGGCTCGCCGTCGTCGGCCCGTCTACCGGCGTGCTGAACGATCTCGTGGTCAACGACGTGACCGGGCTTCTATTGTCTGCGGACGATGCCAGAGAGCTGGCCTCAGTGCTCAGACACCTTGCGGTGGAACGCTTTCGCTGCAACGGCATGGGCGCGGCCGGCCGCAACCGGGCGCTGTCGCGCTACACCTGGGACCGCATCGCGCTGGACTCGCTGGCGATCTATGAGAAACTCAACGCAGAACGCTTAGCGGGTGAAGCGATGGAAGAGGTCACACGGTGA
- a CDS encoding chemotaxis protein CheB codes for MTTDTHRPGVELVVLTASAGGLEALLAVLGDLPAELGAAIVVQQHLGGQSSVLPMILQRSTAHPVRWARDRQTIEPGPVIVCPPDMHMEVMRDRTCRLRRMASLTERRFDVLLASVASSYGPRALAVVLSGSGRDGAVGVGAMKRVGGLVIAQSPGTARYPSMPIAAAEAGADLVLPVHDMGGVLASIADGAPLPPVPPCATARAQSTHGGTSADAQSDDQGLQPATRRLDDAGARAEVARLRADELRRRRQDLAAGIGATARTVAVARRRAEESVRRAEQAQQAAKRSAAQLGD; via the coding sequence GTGACAACCGACACCCATCGACCCGGGGTCGAGCTCGTGGTCCTGACGGCCTCGGCCGGTGGATTAGAGGCGTTGTTAGCGGTCCTAGGCGATCTGCCGGCGGAGCTCGGTGCCGCCATCGTCGTGCAACAGCACCTCGGCGGGCAATCGAGTGTGCTGCCGATGATTCTGCAACGGTCGACGGCACACCCGGTGCGCTGGGCCCGGGACCGGCAAACCATCGAGCCGGGCCCGGTGATCGTCTGTCCGCCGGATATGCACATGGAGGTCATGAGAGACCGAACCTGTCGACTGCGCAGAATGGCCTCACTCACCGAGCGTCGCTTCGACGTGCTGCTGGCGTCCGTCGCCAGCTCGTACGGACCTCGGGCGCTGGCCGTGGTGTTGTCCGGGTCGGGCCGGGACGGGGCCGTGGGGGTCGGGGCGATGAAGCGGGTCGGCGGCCTTGTCATCGCCCAAAGCCCGGGCACCGCGCGCTATCCCTCGATGCCGATCGCCGCTGCCGAAGCCGGCGCAGACCTCGTCTTGCCGGTGCACGACATGGGTGGCGTTCTGGCCAGCATCGCCGACGGGGCGCCGCTGCCGCCCGTGCCGCCGTGCGCCACGGCGCGCGCGCAGTCGACGCACGGCGGCACATCAGCGGACGCTCAGTCCGACGATCAGGGCTTGCAGCCTGCGACTCGAAGGCTCGACGACGCTGGCGCCCGCGCTGAAGTCGCCCGGCTACGCGCGGATGAGCTCCGGCGCCGACGCCAGGATCTGGCCGCGGGGATCGGCGCCACGGCGCGCACGGTGGCGGTGGCACGGCGCCGGGCCGAGGAGTCGGTGCGGCGTGCCGAGCAAGCGCAGCAGGCTGCCAAGCGCTCGGCCGCGCAACTGGGCGACTAA
- a CDS encoding CheR family methyltransferase produces the protein MDDTTDESFEALLRYMRDSRGFDFTGYKRTSLMRRVRHRMDHAGYRSYEEYLDVLQASSDEFASLFNTILINVTAFFRDEEAWDFVRDEVIPRMLAERGPSDPIRVWSAGCASGQEAYTLAMLLAEALGPDAFRQRVKIYATDIDEEALAEARAATYDARAVESVPPDLLARYFEQVNGRYIFHKDLRRAVIFGRNDLVKDAPISRVDLLVCRNTLMYLNAETQRNVLGRLHFALGPQGTLFLGHAEMLLSHSDRFTPLNLKNRIFRKAAGTHSGVERYDPAAAFYDRNDESSGLTTVRELAFRASPVAQIVVTGEDTVAMINQQAESVFGLSARDIGRLLRDLEVSYRPVELRAYLEQAKVERRSARIPDVKWQRPGAETVWFEIHVNPLVDAENGLLGVSIVFFDVSATRALLDKVVQTNRQLEAAYEELQSTNEELETTNEELQSTVEELETTNEELQSTNEELETMNEELQSTNDELHTINDTLRERSLELDGATTFLDSLINSVRMGMVVVDREMKVVVWNRGSEDLWGLRADEITGTKLTSLDIGLPLDTVLPLLGNAFVDPESSGETLVDAVNRRGRPARVRVTCTSFRCSDGAAGGALLLMEVLG, from the coding sequence ATGGACGACACCACCGACGAGTCCTTCGAAGCGTTGTTGCGGTACATGCGCGACTCGCGCGGGTTTGACTTCACCGGCTACAAGCGGACGTCGTTGATGCGCCGGGTCCGGCATCGGATGGACCACGCGGGATACCGTTCGTACGAGGAATATCTCGACGTGCTGCAAGCGAGTTCGGACGAATTCGCGTCGTTGTTCAACACCATCCTGATCAACGTCACGGCGTTCTTCCGCGATGAAGAAGCCTGGGACTTCGTCCGGGACGAGGTCATTCCGCGGATGCTGGCCGAGCGCGGCCCCAGCGACCCGATCCGGGTCTGGAGCGCGGGCTGTGCCTCCGGGCAGGAGGCGTACACGCTGGCCATGCTGCTTGCCGAGGCGCTCGGGCCCGACGCGTTTCGGCAGCGGGTCAAGATCTACGCGACCGATATCGACGAGGAGGCGCTCGCCGAGGCGCGCGCCGCCACCTATGACGCCAGGGCCGTCGAATCGGTGCCACCGGATCTGCTGGCCCGCTACTTCGAACAGGTCAACGGCCGCTACATCTTTCACAAGGATCTGCGTCGCGCGGTGATCTTCGGCCGCAACGATTTGGTCAAGGATGCACCGATCTCGCGGGTGGACTTGCTCGTCTGCCGCAACACCCTGATGTACCTCAATGCCGAGACGCAACGAAATGTGCTGGGCCGCTTGCACTTCGCGCTCGGTCCGCAGGGCACGCTGTTTCTCGGCCATGCCGAGATGCTGCTGAGTCATAGTGATCGATTCACTCCGCTGAACCTGAAGAACCGCATCTTCCGCAAGGCGGCCGGGACCCACAGCGGTGTAGAGCGCTACGACCCGGCCGCGGCCTTCTATGACCGCAACGATGAGTCGTCCGGGCTTACCACGGTGCGCGAGTTGGCTTTTCGTGCCAGCCCAGTGGCGCAGATCGTGGTCACCGGCGAAGACACCGTGGCGATGATCAACCAGCAGGCGGAAAGCGTTTTCGGCCTGTCGGCCCGTGACATCGGTAGGCTACTCAGGGATTTGGAGGTGTCCTACCGGCCAGTCGAGCTCCGCGCCTACCTCGAGCAAGCGAAGGTGGAACGGCGCTCGGCCCGGATTCCCGACGTCAAATGGCAACGGCCGGGCGCCGAAACGGTGTGGTTCGAAATCCACGTCAACCCGCTGGTCGACGCCGAAAATGGATTGCTCGGGGTGTCGATCGTCTTCTTCGACGTCAGCGCCACGCGCGCTCTGCTCGACAAGGTCGTCCAGACCAACCGTCAGCTCGAAGCCGCCTACGAGGAGCTGCAGTCCACCAACGAAGAGCTCGAGACCACCAACGAGGAGCTGCAATCCACGGTCGAGGAACTCGAGACCACCAACGAGGAGCTGCAGTCCACCAACGAAGAACTCGAGACAATGAACGAGGAGCTGCAGTCCACCAACGACGAATTACACACCATCAACGACACGCTGCGCGAGCGCAGTCTGGAGCTCGACGGCGCGACGACGTTCCTGGATTCGCTGATCAATTCGGTGCGAATGGGCATGGTTGTTGTCGACCGGGAAATGAAGGTGGTGGTCTGGAACCGGGGTTCCGAGGACCTGTGGGGGCTACGGGCCGACGAGATCACGGGCACCAAACTGACGTCACTGGATATCGGGTTGCCGTTGGACACGGTGCTGCCTTTGCTCGGTAACGCCTTCGTCGATCCGGAGAGCTCGGGCGAAACGCTGGTGGACGCGGTCAACCGAAGGGGCCGCCCGGCTCGGGTGCGGGTCACCTGCACGTCGTTTCGCTGCAGTGACGGTGCAGCCGGCGGGGCGCTACTCCTGATGGAAGTTCTGGGTTAG
- a CDS encoding STAS domain-containing protein, translated as MAESIVLIDVDRQQDVAVLTITGVLDGTSYRTLRDAVIKAALDEPRAVIVDVNNLAVPFPSAYVVFTSARWNVSTWPDVPILLVCEDRRSRREITAGGVARYVPVYPALESALAAALHQTLDTRRRAKRPLPARATSVGVARALINEWLTAWRQNDLIPVAGTVATVFVENVLDHTDSAPVLIVETYRDTVTVAVEDGNPVPAERLETAHGVAMLSGLSIVSALCRAWGSTPTPSGKTVWALVGRENRL; from the coding sequence GTGGCTGAATCGATTGTGCTGATCGACGTAGACCGTCAGCAGGACGTCGCGGTCCTGACGATCACCGGTGTCCTGGACGGGACAAGCTATCGGACACTGCGCGATGCCGTGATCAAGGCAGCGCTCGACGAACCGCGAGCGGTGATCGTCGATGTCAACAACTTGGCGGTACCCTTCCCCTCGGCGTATGTGGTGTTCACCAGTGCGCGCTGGAACGTCAGCACGTGGCCGGATGTGCCGATCCTGTTGGTGTGCGAAGACCGGCGGTCGCGGCGCGAGATCACCGCAGGCGGCGTCGCACGGTACGTACCGGTGTACCCCGCGCTCGAGTCGGCGCTGGCCGCCGCACTGCACCAAACGCTGGACACCCGCCGACGGGCCAAGAGACCGCTGCCCGCCCGCGCGACCAGTGTCGGAGTGGCTCGCGCCCTGATCAACGAGTGGCTGACCGCGTGGCGGCAGAACGACCTGATCCCCGTCGCCGGCACCGTCGCGACGGTTTTCGTCGAAAACGTTTTGGACCATACCGACAGCGCGCCGGTGCTGATCGTCGAGACCTACCGGGACACCGTCACCGTCGCCGTGGAGGATGGCAACCCGGTGCCGGCGGAACGACTGGAAACCGCGCACGGTGTCGCGATGTTGTCGGGTTTGTCCATCGTGTCCGCCCTGTGTCGGGCCTGGGGCAGCACTCCGACGCCGTCCGGCAAGACGGTCTGGGCATTGGTCGGTCGTGAGAATCGGCTGTAA
- a CDS encoding chemotaxis protein CheB, with translation MVTQAAGDDLGGVVAIGASAGGVEALSKLAGGLSSDLPFAFLMALHVPAGAPSVLARIIDRSGPLPAVAAENGGALKPAHIYVAPPDHHLLVADHRIVLSQGPTENGHRPAINALFRSAAVAFGPRAVGVLLSGVLDDGVLGLNAIRSRGGTTIGQSLDDALFAALPGKAFDAGLLDQQAAAADIGRVLKELSAREIKEPIMEPDNRMELENRIAMTPRFSARFDSQELGPASGYTCPDCNGSLATISDGHFRCHVGHAWTADALLSARDREVEGALWIALRSLQEKAKMARQLANKVGRGPLFRRYSAQADESERAVQVLGERLMAMTDPAEGVPEVGGPGG, from the coding sequence ATGGTGACTCAGGCAGCAGGCGACGACCTTGGCGGCGTGGTGGCAATCGGCGCATCGGCGGGGGGCGTCGAAGCGCTGTCGAAGCTGGCCGGTGGCTTGTCCTCCGACCTACCGTTTGCATTTCTGATGGCGTTGCACGTGCCCGCGGGAGCGCCCAGTGTCTTGGCGCGCATCATCGACCGCAGCGGACCGTTGCCGGCCGTCGCCGCCGAAAATGGCGGGGCGCTTAAGCCCGCGCACATCTACGTCGCGCCGCCCGATCACCACCTGCTGGTGGCCGATCACCGCATCGTGTTGTCCCAGGGCCCGACCGAGAACGGGCACCGGCCGGCAATCAACGCGTTGTTCCGTTCCGCTGCAGTGGCCTTCGGACCCCGCGCCGTGGGCGTGCTCCTCTCCGGTGTGCTCGACGACGGTGTTCTGGGACTCAACGCGATCCGGTCGCGCGGCGGCACCACGATTGGTCAGTCCCTCGACGACGCGCTTTTTGCCGCATTGCCGGGGAAGGCGTTCGATGCCGGTCTGCTGGATCAGCAGGCCGCGGCGGCCGACATCGGCCGAGTATTGAAAGAGCTCTCGGCCCGCGAAATCAAGGAGCCGATAATGGAGCCTGACAACCGAATGGAACTCGAGAACCGCATCGCCATGACGCCGCGATTCTCGGCGAGGTTTGACTCCCAGGAACTCGGTCCGGCCTCGGGCTACACCTGCCCGGACTGCAATGGATCGCTGGCAACAATCAGCGACGGCCACTTCCGCTGCCACGTCGGTCACGCGTGGACAGCCGATGCCCTGCTGTCCGCGCGCGATAGGGAAGTGGAGGGCGCGCTGTGGATCGCCCTGCGCAGTCTGCAGGAAAAAGCCAAGATGGCCCGGCAACTGGCCAACAAGGTGGGCCGCGGTCCGCTTTTTCGACGCTACAGCGCGCAGGCCGACGAGTCCGAACGCGCGGTACAGGTGCTGGGCGAGCGGCTGATGGCCATGACCGACCCGGCAGAAGGTGTACCCGAGGTGGGGGGCCCGGGTGGCTGA
- a CDS encoding DUF7218 family protein, with translation MPNSSIKNERLYKDLRKQGDSKEKAARISNAAAGRGKSSVSRKGGKSRSYSDWTVPELKKRAKELGMSGYSGLSKDKLVAKLRNH, from the coding sequence ATGCCGAATTCATCGATCAAGAACGAAAGACTGTATAAGGATCTGCGCAAGCAGGGCGACTCGAAGGAGAAGGCTGCGCGGATCTCTAACGCCGCCGCGGGCCGGGGCAAGTCATCGGTATCACGCAAAGGCGGCAAGTCCCGTTCTTACAGCGACTGGACCGTACCGGAATTGAAAAAGCGCGCCAAAGAGCTTGGCATGTCCGGCTATTCGGGTCTGTCCAAGGACAAGCTCGTCGCCAAATTGCGCAATCACTGA
- a CDS encoding nucleotidyltransferase, giving the protein MAPIETSTPPRECSAQLRAALRAAASALKENGPRFALAGSYALWAYGAPEPSHDVDLIVTESDVTQAADTLRHAGFAIEHPPEDWLFKARSDDALVDVLHRLNGERVEPATLDCAEPRDVLAIEMPVLPPTMVVVQKLRSLNEHHCDFAKLLPAVRAIREHLDWDRIRRQTADNDYAFAFLVLAERLSLTDQ; this is encoded by the coding sequence ATGGCACCCATCGAGACGTCCACGCCGCCGCGCGAGTGTTCGGCGCAGTTGCGGGCGGCGCTGCGTGCGGCGGCATCGGCGCTCAAGGAGAATGGGCCGCGTTTTGCGTTGGCTGGCAGTTATGCGTTATGGGCTTATGGCGCACCCGAACCCAGCCACGACGTCGACCTCATCGTCACCGAATCGGACGTGACGCAAGCTGCCGATACGCTGCGACACGCCGGATTTGCCATCGAACATCCGCCCGAGGATTGGCTGTTCAAGGCCCGAAGCGACGACGCACTCGTCGATGTGCTGCATCGGCTCAACGGCGAACGGGTGGAACCGGCCACCTTGGACTGTGCCGAGCCACGCGACGTGCTTGCCATCGAGATGCCGGTGCTGCCGCCCACGATGGTTGTGGTGCAGAAATTGCGCTCACTCAACGAACATCACTGCGATTTCGCCAAACTGCTGCCCGCCGTGCGGGCGATTCGCGAGCATTTGGACTGGGACCGCATCAGGCGGCAGACCGCCGACAACGATTACGCATTCGCCTTTTTGGTGCTCGCCGAACGCCTGAGCCTCACGGATCAGTGA
- a CDS encoding glycosyltransferase, with the protein MSAPAFRAYDRVVVVVPVHDDNADLSACLRAVLTAALCTPIPVTVVVVLDACGDDSARLAGEYGPDVHLISVDARCRGTARAVGFGYGRSLAGNHRCWYATTDANNRVDPGWLIHQLEVGAEMVLGALPSGSRQGQAQRVDMGFSARAYWRVGGFRTLASGEDVDLAERFEAAGYTSHRDTDLSVIRSARTRTRTAQYLAALGRSAAGDCA; encoded by the coding sequence ATGTCAGCACCTGCGTTCCGCGCCTACGACCGGGTAGTCGTGGTGGTTCCAGTTCACGATGACAACGCTGATCTGTCAGCATGTCTGCGAGCCGTGCTGACCGCGGCGCTGTGTACACCGATACCGGTGACGGTCGTGGTGGTCTTGGACGCCTGCGGCGACGACAGCGCCCGCCTGGCCGGAGAGTACGGCCCGGACGTGCACCTCATCAGCGTCGACGCACGGTGCCGGGGCACCGCGCGGGCAGTCGGCTTCGGCTACGGGCGATCCCTGGCCGGAAACCATCGCTGCTGGTATGCGACCACCGATGCCAACAATCGGGTAGATCCCGGTTGGCTGATCCATCAACTCGAGGTGGGTGCCGAGATGGTGCTCGGTGCGCTGCCCAGCGGCAGCCGACAGGGCCAGGCTCAGCGCGTCGACATGGGCTTTAGCGCCCGCGCTTACTGGCGGGTCGGTGGATTCCGCACCCTGGCGTCGGGCGAGGACGTCGACCTCGCCGAGCGCTTCGAGGCGGCCGGTTACACCAGCCACCGGGACACCGACTTGTCGGTGATCAGGTCGGCGCGCACCAGGACGCGGACCGCGCAGTACCTTGCGGCGTTGGGCAGATCGGCAGCGGGTGATTGCGCGTGA
- a CDS encoding acyl-CoA dehydrogenase family protein, whose amino-acid sequence MTAGLVQHWLDSGRLELPLPASGRTLERWQRLALLAEEDIVAARIAEAHVDAVAILHELGGKPPELGQLWGVWAAESPEAVLHATEVNGAYTLNGTKVWCAGAGFCTHALVTARLEDGSRGLFAVALVDPAVKALPTTWWNTGMAGSDTRPVQFTNAQAVAVGDPGDYLDRPGFWHGAIGVAACWLGGARKVAEPLYRCAASESADAYSLAHLGAVDAALAAGEAMLIDAASRVDADPFDRSRSAELLARRIRAIVEHAADEAITRTGRALGPGPLCQDGRHAQRVADLSIYIRQSHAERDLAALGRLAGYRH is encoded by the coding sequence GTGACCGCCGGCCTGGTACAGCATTGGCTCGACTCGGGACGACTCGAACTGCCGCTGCCGGCGTCGGGGCGCACGCTGGAACGATGGCAACGGCTGGCCCTGCTGGCCGAGGAAGACATTGTGGCGGCGCGGATCGCCGAGGCCCACGTGGACGCGGTGGCAATTCTGCATGAACTGGGCGGCAAGCCACCCGAATTGGGCCAGTTATGGGGCGTGTGGGCCGCCGAATCGCCGGAGGCGGTGCTGCACGCCACCGAGGTCAACGGCGCGTATACGCTCAACGGCACCAAAGTGTGGTGTGCCGGGGCAGGTTTCTGCACCCACGCCCTGGTGACCGCCCGGCTCGAGGACGGCAGCCGGGGACTATTCGCGGTCGCGCTGGTGGATCCCGCGGTCAAGGCGCTGCCGACCACGTGGTGGAACACCGGGATGGCCGGCAGCGACACCCGTCCGGTACAGTTCACCAACGCCCAGGCGGTCGCGGTGGGCGACCCGGGTGATTACCTCGATCGGCCCGGCTTCTGGCATGGCGCAATTGGCGTTGCCGCCTGCTGGCTCGGTGGGGCACGCAAGGTCGCTGAGCCGTTGTACCGTTGCGCAGCAAGCGAATCCGCCGACGCCTACTCCTTGGCGCATCTGGGCGCGGTCGATGCCGCATTGGCCGCGGGCGAGGCAATGTTGATCGACGCCGCAAGTCGGGTCGACGCCGACCCGTTCGACCGGTCCAGGAGCGCTGAGCTGCTCGCTCGTCGCATCCGTGCCATCGTCGAGCACGCGGCCGACGAAGCGATCACCCGTACCGGCCGTGCGCTGGGACCGGGCCCCCTCTGCCAAGACGGGCGGCACGCCCAGCGGGTTGCCGACTTGAGCATCTACATAAGGCAAAGCCACGCCGAGCGGGATCTGGCCGCGCTCGGGCGGTTGGCGGGCTACCGGCACTAG